CGGCATCTACTCGCTGGACTTCTACGCCCAGCAGTTCTTCGACCCGACCGGCCTCGGCGTCCCCATGGCCATGGAGGAGCTGTTCTGGGGCGACGCGGGCATCGCGCTGTCGATCGTCGGCACCGGCCTCGCGGCCATCGGGGTCCTCGCCAACGGCACCGAGGAGCAGATCGGCACCTGGATCCCGCAGATGTACGGGACGCCGGACGACGTCAAGGTCGCCGCCTTCTGCTCCTCCGAGCCGGACGCCGGCTCCGACGTCGGCGCCATGCGCACCCGGGCCGTATACGACGAGGCCAAGGACGAGTGGGTGCTCAGCGGCACCAAGACCTGGGCCACCAACGGCGGCATCGCCAACGTCCACATCGTCGTCGCGGTGGTCGACCCGGAACTCGGCACGAAGGGGCACGCCTCCTTCATCGTGCCGCCGGGCACCCCGGGGCTCTCGCAGGGCCAGAAGTTCAAGAAGCACGGCATCCGCGCCTCGCACACCGCCGAGGTGGTCCTGGAGGACTGCCGGATCCCCGGCTCCTGCCTGCTGGGCGGCAAGGAGAAGCTCGACGAGCGCCTCGCGCGGGCCCGTGAGCGGGCGGCCGCGGGCGGCGGCGAGCGGGTCAAGAACGCCGCCATGGCCACCTTCGAGGCCTCCCGGCCGGCCGTCGGGGCGATGGCCGTCGGCACGGCGCGCGCGGCGTACGAGGTCGCCCTGGACTACGCGCGCACCCGCACCCAGTTCGGTCGCCCGATCATCGACAACCAGGGGGTGGCCTTCCAGCTCGCGGACATGCGCACGCAGATCGACGCGGCCCGGCTGCTGGTGTGGCGGGCGTCCTGGATGGCGGTCGCGGGCAAGCCGTTCACCTCGGCGGAGGGCTCCATGTCGAAGCTCTACGCGAGCGAGGTGGCGAAGAAGGTCACCTCCCAGGCGGTCCAGATCCTCGGCGGCAACGGCTTCACCCGGGAGTACCCGGTGGAGCGGATGCACCGGGACAGCGCGATCTACACGATCTTCGAGGGGACCAGCGAGATCCAGCGACTGGTGATCGCGCGCACCATCTCCGGCATGCCGATCCGCTAGCCGCGGCTTTACGTGGCCCGGGGCGCGCCCGCCCCGGGAACCCCGCCGGGCTGCGCCCGGACCCCTCGGGCTGCGCCCGGGACCCCTCGGGCTGCGCCCGGAACCCGCCGGGCTGTGCCCGGGACCCCTCGGGCTGTGCCCGGGACCCCTCGGGCTGTGCCCGGGACCCCTCGGGCTGTGCCCGGGACCCCTCGGGCTGTGCCCGGGACCCCTCGGGCTGTGCCCGGGACCCCTCGGGCTGTGCCCGGGACCCCTCGGGCTGTGCCCGGGACCCCTCGGGCTGCGCCCGGGACCCCTCGGGCTGCGCCCGGGACCCCTCGGGCTGCGCCCGGGACCCCTCGGGCTGCGCCCGGGACCCCTCGGGCTGCGCCCGGGACCCCTCGGGCTGCGCCCGGAACCGTCGGGCTGCGCCCGGGACCCGCGGGGCTGCGCGCCCGGGCCCCCCGGGCTGGTGCCCGGAAGTCGCGTGGGCTGCGCCTGGCCGCGTGGGCTGCGCCCGGACCCCCTGGGCTGGGCCCGGGATCCGCGGTGCTGGGCGCCCGGGACTCCCCGGGCCGGCGCCCGGAAGCCGGGTGGGCTGCGCCCTGGCCGCTTGGGCTGCGGCCGGGCGTTTACTGGCGGAGGAGGCGGGTCAGGGCGTGGGTGAAGAGGTGGCGGCCTGTCCAGGTCACCAGGGGGGTCAGGGCGTGGGGGAGGCGGGGGAGGGTGAGGTCCTCGCGCCAGTGGACCTCCGTGCCGCCGGCGGGGTCGGGGCGGAGCTCGATTTCCGCCCAGCCTGTGACCGCGCCGCCGCGCTTCTCGATCCGGACCAGCCTCGGGGGGTCCCAGAGCACGACCTCCATCGGGTCGTCGCACGTGATCCTGCCCACTCCCGTGCGCGCCGTGAAGCGGGTGCCGACGCGCGTCGGCGGCTCCGTCTCGATGATCGTCCGGGTGAGCGGGACCTGCGCCCCGTGGCGTTCCCAGTCCGTGAGCCGCTCCCACACCTCGGCCGGCGCGAGAGACGTGCGGCGAATGATCCGGATAACGGGCATGAGCGCATGGTAAGCGGGCATACACACCCTGAACTGGACCTCGAATATGGGTTCCGTCCGGGGGCGGCGATCAGTAATACTCACCGCCACCGTGGATCGCGGATTCGACCGGGTGACCACCGGCCCTCCCGCCCCACACTGCGAGGAGGTGCGCCATGTGCTCCCACCAGCCCCCCTGCCCGCCCGCCGACAGCGCCGATCACGAGGCCGCACGCGTCGTGGCCTCCCATCCGGAACAGGGATGGAGTCTGCTCTGCAACGGCGTGGTCGTCTTCGACGACACCGGTGAACTGCTCCCCGAAGGCCGGACGGTGGAACCCCGTCGCCCGGCCCTGGTCTGAGCGAGGAGGCAGCATGCGCCAGCAGCTGATCCGCAAGCCCGTCCCCAAGCCCGCCCCCCGAGACCTGGACCTGCGCACACCGTCGGGCAGACCCCTCCCGTACTGACGGGAGCCCCGACACCCTTACGTGGTCCACCGGCTGCCGCTCAGTCGTGAGACGCAGTCAGCCGGTGGACGACGCCGCGCCGCCCCGGAACGCGGTCTCGTACGCCGCGTCGCCGATGGCGGCCCTGGCCTGGCGCTCGCCCTGGTCCCGCAGGGCCGTCAGCGAGGGGGAGCCCATCTGGGGCCGCCCCACCGTGCGCCACCAGGCGTGCCCGGTGCCGAGCAGCCGCGCGGCCAGTTCCCCGTCGCCGAGGGCCGCCACGGCCGCCGCGAGCAGGTCCAGGCCCAGCGCGATGCCGAAGCGGTCGCCCAGCAGCCGTTTGCCGGACAGGGCCGCCCGTACGTGCCGCGCTGCCTCGCCGTGCTGGCCCAGCCCCAGCGCCGCGATGGCCAGGACGTAGTCCGCGTACGCCCGCAGCCAGCGCTCACCCAGCTCCGCACACGCCTCGCGCAGCCCCCGCGCCTCCTCGGTGGCCTCCTCGAAGCGCCCCAGGTCGCACAGGGCGTACGCGGTGGCCAGCCGGCACAGCAGCCAGCCCGCGCCGCTGCTGCGGCCGCCGTGCCCCGCCCGCGCCCGGGGCCCCGCCAGCGCGAGCGCCCCCGCCGGGTCGCCCGGCATCAGGACCGACGCCGCCCGCAGGTAGGCGGCGCGCAGCCGCCGCTCCGGGTCGGCGAGCAGGGCCGCCGCCCGGGTGCACCGGGCGCCCACCTCCTGGGCCGCCCCCATGTCGCCCTGGAGCAGCATCGTCAGCCCGAGCGCCCACAGCGCCTGGACATGGGCGGCCCCCGTCGGCGGGGCCCCGCCCAGGGCCCGTTCCAGGAAGGCCCGGCCCTCGTGGACGTGCCCGCAGGAGAACCAGAAGAACCACAGGGCCCCGGCCATCTCCAGGGCCGCCGCGGGGTCCGTGCGCAGCAGGTGTTCCAGGGCGGTGCGCAGCTGCGCGTGCTCGGCGCTCATCCTGCGGTACCAGTCCACCTGCGCGGGCCCCAGCCAGCCCCGGTCGGCGGCCCCGCAGAGCGCGGCGTACCAGTGGGCGTGCCGGTCCGCGACGGTCCGCGCCTCGCCCAGTTCCGTCAGCCAGTCGTGGCCGAACTCGCGGATGGTGTCCAGCATCCGGTAGCGGGCGCCGGCCCCGCGCTCGTCGGAGCGCCGTACGACGGACTTGGCGACCAGCCCCTCCAGTACCCGCTCCACCCGCGCGGCGGGCAGCGGCCCGCCGGCGCACACCGCCCGGGCGGCGGCGACGTCGAAGTCCCCGCTGAACACCGACAGCCGGGCCCACAGCAGCCGTTCCACCGGCTCGCAGAGCTCGTGGCTCCAGCCGATCGCGGTCCGCATGGTCTGGTGCCGGGGCGGCAGCACGGCGCGGGCGCCGCGCAGCACCTCGAACCGCGCGCCGAGGCGCTGCGCCATCTGCTCCAGGGTCCACCGGCGCATCCGCGCACCGGCCAGTTCCAGGGCGAGCGGGATGCCATCCAGCCGCCGGCACACCTCGGCGGCGGTCCGGGCCCGCGCGGGGTCGGCGAAGACGGCGGAGGCCTGCGGGCTCGCGGCCAGGGCGCGGGCCCGGAACAGGGCCAGCGCCTCGCTGTCGGGGCCCTCGCAGGGCAGCGGGCGGACTTCGAGCACGGTCTCGCCGGGGGAGCCCAGCCGTTCCCGGGAGGTGACCAGCACCGTCAGGCCGGGCGCGGACTGGAGGAGTTCGCCGGCCAGGTGCCGAACCTCGGGGACCAGGTGCTCGCAGGTGTCGAGGACGAGCAGCAGGGCCTTGTCGGCCATCCAGGCGCACAGTTCCTCGTCGAGGGGGTGCACGGAGTGGTCGGCGAGGCCGACGGCGTGGGCGACGGTCGTGGTGAGCAGTCCGGGGTCGCGCAGCGGTGACAGCTCCACCCACCAGATGCCGTCCGGCCAGATTCCGCCGGCGCCGGTCCGGCCGCGGCGGGCGGCGGCCCGCAGGGCGAGACGGGACTTGCCGACGCCGCCCACCCCGGTCAGGGTGACCAGCCTCCGATCGCCCAACAGGCCGTCGAGGCTGTGGAGTTCGGCCTCCCGGCCGATGAAGCCGGCCGGTTCCGGCGGCAGGTTTCCCGGCATGGCGCCCGAGGCCGGCGCAGGATCCCCGGATGCGGAGTCTGCCTGATTGTGGTTGACCGAGTACTCACCGAACACGGATGTATTGTGCGCGATCTTCTTATCGGGCACGCCGGTTCGGGCCGGATCCGCGGCTGACCGGCTTCGACCCGGTCGGCCGGTCGGCCCGTCGGCCCGTCGGCCGGTCAGCCGGACAGCAGGATCCGCCGCTCCTCCGAGAAGGCCCCCCAGTTGCCGTCGGGCAGCCGCGCCCGCAGCTTCACGGTCCAGACCGTCCCGCCCGGCTCGGTGGTGGTGAGCCGGTAGGAGGCGCGGTCCTGCGGTACGGCGCCGGCGCCGAACTGGATGACGGTGACGGGCCGGTCGTTGACGTAGAGCTGGTACTCGCCCGTCGGGTGGCCGGTGTCCGGGGCGGTCCAGGTCAGGTCCACCGCGCCGGGGGAGGCGGTCGCGGTGAACGCGCCGGGCGCGGTGCGCGGGGCCCGGGCGGGGTCGGCCGGGGTGGTCACCGCCACCGGCGGGCCGTCGGGGGAGGAGTTGTCGGAGCCGTCGCGGGCGCGGACGGTGAAGACGTAGGCGGTGCCCGGCTGGAGCCCGGTGACGGTGGTGGCCGTATCGGCGGCGGAGGCGGTGTGGACGCGGACTCCGCCCTGGTAGACGTCGTACGCCGTCACGCCGGTGTCGTCCGTCGCCGCGCCCCAGCTCAGCCGGGCCGCGTGGGGACCCTCGGCGCGTCCGGTGGTGGCCGGCGGGGCGGTGGGGGCCTGGTGGTCCTCGGCCTTGGCGGCCGGGGTGGTGACCTCGGCCGGGGCGCTGAGGGCGGAGCGGTTCCCGGCCGCGTCCTTGGCCCGGACGGCGAAGGCGTACGCCGTCTGCGGGGCCAGGTCGGTGATGTCCACCATCGTCTTGTCGGCGGGGAGTTCCCGGACCAGCCGGCCGGTCTGGAACACCTGGTAGCCGGTGATCCCGGCGGCGTCGTCCGGCGCCCGCCACATCACGTGGACCGAAGTGGCGCTGCCCGCCTGGGCGGTGAGCCCGCCGGGGGCCCGCGGGGGGTCGGAGTCGCCGCCCGCGCCGCAGGCCGTCAGGGCGGCGGCCAGGGCGAGGGCGAGCGGCGCCCACGCGCGGCGCGGGGGAGTGGTGCCTCGCACGGGGTGCGTCCCTCCGTGTCCTCGTACGGCTGCGCGGAAAGGTCTAGACATGTATGGCACGGCGGGAGGCGGGCCGACAAGACCCCTGCGGCCGACGGGCCCCGGCGGCTCCGGGGTGGACGCCGGTCTGTGCCGGTTCGTCTCATCCGATCCCGTCTGGCATTATTGCGATCTCTTTGCAATAACATATGATCTTGAACAGGGATGTGCACAGCATGACGGCCCGGACAGTACGGGGAGCGGTCGCCGCGGCCCTCGCCGCCGCACTCATCACGGGCCTGGCGGCCTGCTCGAACCCCTCGGGGACCGCCCCCGCGGACTCCGCGGTGGTCGGCATCGCCACCGAGCCGGAGAGCCTCAGCCCGCTGCTGGGCTACGGCAAGGACGGCAACTCCAAGATCTTCGACGGGCTGCTCACCCACGACTCGGACATGAAGCTGAAGCCCGCGCTCGCCGAGGCCCTGCCGGAGGTCTCCGCTGACGGCCGTACGTACACCTACAAGCTGCGCCAGGGCGTGAAGTTCAGCGACGGCGAGCCCTTCTCCGCCGGGGACGTCGAGTTCACCTACCGGACCATCCTCGACCCGAAGACCAACAACGCCTCCAAGACCGAGCTGGACGCCATCGAGAGCGTCACCGCCCAGGGCGCCGACCGGGTCGTCTTCACCCTCAAGTACCCCTACGCCCCCTTCGCCGAGCGGACCGTCCTGCCCATCGCGCCCCGGCACATCGCGGGCGGACAGGACGTCAACAGCGGCGAGTTCACCACCAGGCCCGTCGGCACCGGCCCCTACCTGCTCACCGGCTGGTCCAAGGGCGAGAAGATCACCTTCCGGGCCAACCCCGGCTACTGGGGTGGCGAGCCCGCGGTGAAGAAGTTCACCATGGCCGTCGTCAAGGACGACGACGTCCGCGCCACCCGGCTGCGCGCCGGGGAACTGGACGCGGCCATCCTGCCCCCGAACCTCGCCAGGGGCTTCGGCCAGGACAAGACCCGCCGGATCCTCGCGGCCAAGACCTTCGACTACCGCAACGTGACCCTCCCCACGCACCACGCCGTCACCGGCGACGTGGCGGTCCGCCAGGCGCTGGACATCGCCGTCGACCGGCGGGCGATGGTCGACAAGCTCCTGGACGGCGCCGGCAAGGCCGCCTACGGCCCGGTCCCCACCGACAGCCCCTGGTTCACGGCCGGCACCGAGCGCGCCCACGACCTCGACCGGGCCCGGAAGATCCTCGACGACGCCGGCTGGAAGGCGGGCGAGGACGGCATCCGCGTCAAGGACGGGGTCCGCGCCTCCTTCCCGCTCTGGTACACCTCCGGCGACAAGATCCGCCAGGACCACGCGCTGGCCTTCGCCTCCGACGCGAAGAAGGCCGGCGTCGAGGTCCGTACCGAGGCCGGGACCTGGGAGGTCATCGAGCCCCGGATGAAGACCGACGCCGTCCTCGCCGGCGGCGGCTCCCCGGCCGACCCCGACTTCGACCAGTACCAGCTGCTGACCTCCTCCCTCGGCGGCGACGGCTTCAACAACATGGCCCGCTACGACAACCCGGCCGTCGACCGGGCCCTGGCCGACGGCCGCACCAGCGGCGACCCGGCAGCCCGCAAGGCCGCCTACGACACCGTGCAGCGCGAACTCGTGAAGAACCCGGGCTACGTCTTCCTCACCCACATCGACCACCTCTACGTCGTGAACGACAAGTGGGACGGCCCGAGCACCCAGGTCGAGCCGCACGACCACGGCCTGGGCTCCGGCCCGTGGTGGAACGTCGAGAGCTGGAAGCCGAAGCAGAAGTGACGTTCCACCGCCCCGGCCCGCCCTGGGGGCCGATGGCGCGCATGGCGGGACGCCGGACCCTGTCCGCCGTCCCCGTCCTGCTCGTCGTCACCTTCGGGGTCTTCGCCGTCGCCGCGCTGTCCCCCTTCGACCCCGTGAAGGCGTACGCCGGCACCGCCGGGCTCACCGCCCCGCAGGCCGAACTCGACCAGCTGCGCGCCAACCTCGGCGTGGACCGGCCCTTCCCCGCCCGCTGGTGGGACTGGCTCACCTCCGCGCTCACCGGCGACCTCGGCGACTCCGCCGTCCTGCGCCAGCCCGTCGCCGACGTCATCGCCGGGCGCGTGGGCTGGTCGGCGCTGCTCGCCGGCTGCGCCTTCGCCCTGGCCGTCCTCCTGGGCACCGGACTCGGCGTGCTCGCCGCGCGCCGCCAGGGCGGGGCGCTGGACCGGGCCGTGTCCGGGCTCGCGTACACCCTGGAGGCGGCCCCCGCCTACTGGCTCGGGCTGCTCGCCGTCTGGTTCTTCTCGGTACGGCTGGGCGTACTGCCCTCCGGCGGCCTCACCGACGCGGCCGCGGACACCGTCACCGCCGGCCAGGTCGCCTCCCACCTGGTACTGCCCGCGCTGGTGCTGGGCGTCTCCCAACTGCCCTGGTTCTTCCTCTACGTGCGCCAGGGCGTGGCCGGCGCGCTGGAGGAGGACCCCGTACGAGGAGCCCGCGCGCGGGGCCTGTCCGAGCGGCGGGTCCTGCTGGGGCACGCGCTCCGCTCCGGGATGCTCCCGATGCTCACGCTCATCGGCTCCCGGGTGCCGGAGCTGATCACCGGCGCCCTGCTGGTGGAGACCGTCTTCAGCTGGCCCGGCATCGCCGCCGCCACCGTCACCGCCGCCACCTCGGTGGACTTCCCGCTGCTGGCCGCGCTGACCGTACTGGCCACCGCCGCCGTGCTCGCCGGCAACCTGCTCTCCGACCTGCTGTACGGGCTGGCCGACCCGAGGGTGGGCTTCGATGGCTGACCTCAGCTGGCGCCGGCGCGGCCGGGG
The Streptomyces sp. NBC_00091 genome window above contains:
- a CDS encoding acyl-CoA dehydrogenase family protein, whose translation is MAEFTMELNDDQKQVRDWIHGFAADVIRPAAAEWDEREETPWPVIQEAAKIGIYSLDFYAQQFFDPTGLGVPMAMEELFWGDAGIALSIVGTGLAAIGVLANGTEEQIGTWIPQMYGTPDDVKVAAFCSSEPDAGSDVGAMRTRAVYDEAKDEWVLSGTKTWATNGGIANVHIVVAVVDPELGTKGHASFIVPPGTPGLSQGQKFKKHGIRASHTAEVVLEDCRIPGSCLLGGKEKLDERLARARERAAAGGGERVKNAAMATFEASRPAVGAMAVGTARAAYEVALDYARTRTQFGRPIIDNQGVAFQLADMRTQIDAARLLVWRASWMAVAGKPFTSAEGSMSKLYASEVAKKVTSQAVQILGGNGFTREYPVERMHRDSAIYTIFEGTSEIQRLVIARTISGMPIR
- a CDS encoding SRPBCC family protein gives rise to the protein MPVIRIIRRTSLAPAEVWERLTDWERHGAQVPLTRTIIETEPPTRVGTRFTARTGVGRITCDDPMEVVLWDPPRLVRIEKRGGAVTGWAEIELRPDPAGGTEVHWREDLTLPRLPHALTPLVTWTGRHLFTHALTRLLRQ
- a CDS encoding DUF5999 family protein, which codes for MCSHQPPCPPADSADHEAARVVASHPEQGWSLLCNGVVVFDDTGELLPEGRTVEPRRPALV
- a CDS encoding NB-ARC domain-containing protein, giving the protein MFGEYSVNHNQADSASGDPAPASGAMPGNLPPEPAGFIGREAELHSLDGLLGDRRLVTLTGVGGVGKSRLALRAAARRGRTGAGGIWPDGIWWVELSPLRDPGLLTTTVAHAVGLADHSVHPLDEELCAWMADKALLLVLDTCEHLVPEVRHLAGELLQSAPGLTVLVTSRERLGSPGETVLEVRPLPCEGPDSEALALFRARALAASPQASAVFADPARARTAAEVCRRLDGIPLALELAGARMRRWTLEQMAQRLGARFEVLRGARAVLPPRHQTMRTAIGWSHELCEPVERLLWARLSVFSGDFDVAAARAVCAGGPLPAARVERVLEGLVAKSVVRRSDERGAGARYRMLDTIREFGHDWLTELGEARTVADRHAHWYAALCGAADRGWLGPAQVDWYRRMSAEHAQLRTALEHLLRTDPAAALEMAGALWFFWFSCGHVHEGRAFLERALGGAPPTGAAHVQALWALGLTMLLQGDMGAAQEVGARCTRAAALLADPERRLRAAYLRAASVLMPGDPAGALALAGPRARAGHGGRSSGAGWLLCRLATAYALCDLGRFEEATEEARGLREACAELGERWLRAYADYVLAIAALGLGQHGEAARHVRAALSGKRLLGDRFGIALGLDLLAAAVAALGDGELAARLLGTGHAWWRTVGRPQMGSPSLTALRDQGERQARAAIGDAAYETAFRGGAASSTG
- a CDS encoding fibronectin type III domain-containing protein, yielding MRGTTPPRRAWAPLALALAAALTACGAGGDSDPPRAPGGLTAQAGSATSVHVMWRAPDDAAGITGYQVFQTGRLVRELPADKTMVDITDLAPQTAYAFAVRAKDAAGNRSALSAPAEVTTPAAKAEDHQAPTAPPATTGRAEGPHAARLSWGAATDDTGVTAYDVYQGGVRVHTASAADTATTVTGLQPGTAYVFTVRARDGSDNSSPDGPPVAVTTPADPARAPRTAPGAFTATASPGAVDLTWTAPDTGHPTGEYQLYVNDRPVTVIQFGAGAVPQDRASYRLTTTEPGGTVWTVKLRARLPDGNWGAFSEERRILLSG
- a CDS encoding ABC transporter substrate-binding protein is translated as MTARTVRGAVAAALAAALITGLAACSNPSGTAPADSAVVGIATEPESLSPLLGYGKDGNSKIFDGLLTHDSDMKLKPALAEALPEVSADGRTYTYKLRQGVKFSDGEPFSAGDVEFTYRTILDPKTNNASKTELDAIESVTAQGADRVVFTLKYPYAPFAERTVLPIAPRHIAGGQDVNSGEFTTRPVGTGPYLLTGWSKGEKITFRANPGYWGGEPAVKKFTMAVVKDDDVRATRLRAGELDAAILPPNLARGFGQDKTRRILAAKTFDYRNVTLPTHHAVTGDVAVRQALDIAVDRRAMVDKLLDGAGKAAYGPVPTDSPWFTAGTERAHDLDRARKILDDAGWKAGEDGIRVKDGVRASFPLWYTSGDKIRQDHALAFASDAKKAGVEVRTEAGTWEVIEPRMKTDAVLAGGGSPADPDFDQYQLLTSSLGGDGFNNMARYDNPAVDRALADGRTSGDPAARKAAYDTVQRELVKNPGYVFLTHIDHLYVVNDKWDGPSTQVEPHDHGLGSGPWWNVESWKPKQK
- a CDS encoding ABC transporter permease, which produces MARMAGRRTLSAVPVLLVVTFGVFAVAALSPFDPVKAYAGTAGLTAPQAELDQLRANLGVDRPFPARWWDWLTSALTGDLGDSAVLRQPVADVIAGRVGWSALLAGCAFALAVLLGTGLGVLAARRQGGALDRAVSGLAYTLEAAPAYWLGLLAVWFFSVRLGVLPSGGLTDAAADTVTAGQVASHLVLPALVLGVSQLPWFFLYVRQGVAGALEEDPVRGARARGLSERRVLLGHALRSGMLPMLTLIGSRVPELITGALLVETVFSWPGIAAATVTAATSVDFPLLAALTVLATAAVLAGNLLSDLLYGLADPRVGFDG